A DNA window from Tenuifilaceae bacterium CYCD contains the following coding sequences:
- a CDS encoding cobalamin adenosyltransferase: MKIYTRTGDKGTTSLIGGKRVPKYHARIEAYGTVDELISYVGLLRDQPIDSETKQTLIRIQDNLMDCAAILAADCTDCKVKIPTIQDEKITFLEEEIDKIDATLPPLTSFVLPGGHQSVSICHICRTVCRKTERITIKLAEETPVPENLVKYLNRLSDFFFILSRKLAKDLKIEQMKWQPNI, encoded by the coding sequence ATGAAAATTTACACAAGAACCGGCGACAAAGGTACAACATCGCTAATTGGAGGTAAAAGAGTGCCAAAGTATCATGCAAGAATAGAGGCCTACGGCACAGTTGACGAGTTAATTTCATACGTAGGGTTACTCCGCGATCAACCTATTGATAGCGAAACAAAGCAAACGCTAATTCGAATTCAAGACAACCTTATGGATTGTGCAGCAATCTTGGCAGCGGATTGCACCGATTGCAAAGTAAAAATCCCTACTATTCAGGATGAAAAAATAACGTTTCTTGAAGAAGAAATTGATAAAATAGATGCAACCCTGCCCCCACTTACTTCATTTGTACTTCCCGGAGGACATCAAAGTGTATCCATCTGCCACATATGCAGAACTGTTTGCCGGAAAACAGAAAGAATCACCATAAAACTAGCAGAGGAAACGCCTGTACCCGAAAACTTAGTTAAGTATTTAAACAGATTGAGTGATTTTTTCTTTATTTTGTCCAGAAAATTGGCAAAAGACTTAAAAATTGAACAAATGAAATGGCAACCTAATATTTGA
- a CDS encoding macrolide ABC transporter ATP-binding protein has translation MDNNTLIHIHSIKKFYQVGSVVVKALKGVDLTINKNEYVAIMGPSGSGKSTLMNILGCLDTPTEGTYVLNGTDVSKLSDDALAEIRNKEIGFVFQTFNLLPRYTAIDNVVLPLVYAGVPKQERIEKAIKALNNVNLSDRMEHKPNELSGGQRQRVAVARALVNDPSIILADEPTGNLDSKTSVDIMNLFEDIYAQGNTIILVTHEEDIAKHARRIVRLRDGMIESDEINHHPTLKQKVVLTEQ, from the coding sequence ATGGACAATAACACGTTGATACATATTCACAGCATCAAAAAATTCTACCAAGTTGGTAGTGTTGTTGTAAAAGCGTTAAAAGGAGTTGATCTCACAATCAACAAAAACGAGTACGTTGCCATTATGGGACCTTCAGGCTCCGGGAAATCAACACTAATGAACATCTTAGGATGCCTCGATACACCAACCGAAGGAACTTATGTTCTAAATGGAACCGATGTTAGCAAGCTGTCCGATGACGCTTTGGCCGAAATTCGGAATAAAGAAATTGGGTTTGTTTTTCAAACCTTCAACCTGTTGCCCCGTTACACCGCAATAGACAATGTCGTATTGCCATTAGTATATGCCGGGGTTCCTAAGCAAGAAAGGATTGAAAAGGCAATAAAAGCACTGAACAACGTCAACCTTTCGGATCGAATGGAGCATAAGCCCAACGAATTATCGGGAGGTCAGCGCCAACGAGTGGCTGTTGCAAGAGCACTTGTAAACGATCCATCAATTATACTGGCCGACGAGCCCACTGGAAATCTCGACTCAAAAACGTCCGTTGACATCATGAATCTATTCGAGGATATCTATGCACAAGGAAACACCATTATACTAGTTACCCACGAGGAAGATATTGCCAAGCACGCCCGAAGAATAGTTAGATTGAGAGATGGAATGATTGAGTCCGACGAAATAAACCATCATCCCACATTAAAACAAAAAGTGGTGCTTACTGAACAATAG
- the recG gene encoding ATP-dependent DNA helicase RecG, protein MNQILLTDIKFLPGVGPKRADLLQKELGINTFSDLLYFYPYKHIDRSKIYKISEINEDLPYIQIVGRVVRIDETGVGRNKRLNAIFSDGTGSIELVWFKGITWMAKWLKPNVNYLVFGKASRFGSRYSIAHPEMEEYRVGQEKLMGALQPAYSTTEKLKSNRITSKTILGFQQSLLNIVIGKLEETLPPYIIEQHKLMTLPEAMRNIHFPQSVSLLKKAEHRIKFEELFYIQLGILLRQTVRQSKVNGHVFGRVGEVFNQFYHDKLPFPLTEAQKRVIREIRRDMGSGKQMNRLLQGDVGSGKTVVALMSMLIAVDNGYQACIMAPTEILANQHYESISALLDGLPVSVGLLTGSTKRSERNNLHRSLEAGELNILIGTHALLEDVVKFKNLGFTVIDEQQRFGVMQRAKLWDKNDDPPHVLVMTATPIPRTLAMTLYGDLEVSVIDELPPGRKPVKTIHYTDLKRNVVFGMIREQIKAGRQVYVVYPLIKESEKMENLKDLQDGYESIVRAFPPPEYVTVVVHGQMKPEEKDFSMNLFVRGKAHIMVATTVIEVGVNVPNATVMLIESAERFGLSQLHQLRGRVGRGADESYCILMSQVKLSAESRKRLETMTSTNDGFEIAEVDLKLRGPGDIDGTMQSGSPIDLKLASLSSDGQLLQYARNVAKDILSMDPLLSSQQNERLAQRLDEIVQERNNFSRIS, encoded by the coding sequence ATGAACCAAATTCTTTTAACTGATATTAAATTTTTACCAGGGGTTGGGCCTAAACGAGCTGATTTGCTTCAGAAAGAGTTGGGAATAAATACTTTTTCCGATCTTCTTTATTTTTACCCGTACAAGCATATCGATAGATCAAAGATTTACAAAATTTCGGAGATAAACGAGGATTTGCCATATATTCAGATAGTTGGTAGGGTGGTGAGAATTGATGAGACTGGTGTTGGCCGGAATAAGCGCCTCAATGCAATTTTTTCTGATGGTACTGGCAGTATCGAGTTGGTTTGGTTCAAGGGCATAACGTGGATGGCCAAATGGCTCAAACCCAATGTTAATTATTTGGTTTTTGGGAAAGCAAGTAGATTTGGTAGTCGGTATAGCATTGCACATCCCGAAATGGAGGAGTATAGAGTTGGACAAGAGAAGTTAATGGGAGCGTTACAGCCGGCCTACTCTACAACCGAAAAACTCAAAAGCAATAGAATTACTTCCAAAACAATCCTTGGATTTCAGCAATCTCTTTTAAATATTGTGATAGGTAAGTTGGAGGAAACTCTACCTCCATACATCATTGAGCAGCATAAGTTGATGACGTTGCCCGAGGCCATGCGTAACATTCACTTTCCTCAAAGTGTATCGTTGCTGAAAAAGGCAGAGCATCGAATTAAGTTTGAGGAACTTTTCTATATTCAGTTGGGAATTCTGTTAAGGCAAACCGTGCGCCAGTCAAAGGTGAATGGTCATGTTTTTGGCAGAGTGGGGGAGGTGTTTAATCAGTTTTATCATGATAAATTGCCATTTCCTCTTACTGAGGCTCAGAAGAGAGTTATCCGCGAGATAAGACGCGATATGGGAAGTGGTAAACAGATGAATAGGCTTCTGCAGGGCGATGTCGGCAGTGGAAAAACGGTTGTGGCATTGATGTCGATGCTTATTGCTGTCGATAATGGTTATCAGGCGTGCATTATGGCTCCAACTGAAATATTGGCTAATCAACATTACGAATCGATTTCAGCGTTGCTTGATGGTCTGCCTGTTAGTGTAGGGCTGCTTACCGGTAGTACAAAACGATCGGAACGGAACAATCTGCATCGTTCGTTGGAGGCTGGCGAATTGAATATACTGATCGGAACTCATGCGCTTTTGGAGGATGTTGTTAAATTCAAAAATCTTGGATTTACTGTAATCGATGAACAACAGCGATTCGGTGTTATGCAGAGGGCTAAACTTTGGGATAAGAATGATGATCCGCCCCATGTGCTTGTTATGACAGCAACGCCAATTCCCCGAACTCTAGCAATGACTTTATATGGCGATTTGGAGGTAAGTGTTATCGATGAATTACCGCCTGGCCGAAAACCTGTGAAAACAATCCATTACACAGACCTAAAACGGAATGTTGTTTTTGGCATGATTCGAGAGCAAATCAAGGCTGGCCGGCAGGTTTATGTTGTGTATCCGTTGATTAAGGAATCTGAAAAGATGGAAAATCTTAAGGATCTGCAGGACGGGTATGAGAGTATTGTCCGAGCATTTCCACCACCAGAATATGTTACTGTAGTGGTTCACGGCCAGATGAAGCCAGAGGAAAAGGATTTTTCGATGAATCTTTTTGTCCGGGGAAAAGCTCATATAATGGTTGCTACAACGGTGATTGAGGTTGGTGTTAATGTTCCAAATGCAACGGTAATGCTTATTGAAAGCGCTGAACGTTTTGGCCTTTCTCAATTGCATCAGTTGAGGGGCAGAGTTGGCCGTGGAGCCGATGAAAGTTACTGTATTTTGATGTCGCAGGTGAAGTTGTCTGCAGAATCTCGAAAACGTTTGGAAACCATGACATCTACTAACGATGGATTCGAAATCGCAGAGGTTGATCTTAAATTACGTGGCCCAGGCGATATTGATGGCACTATGCAGAGTGGCTCGCCAATTGACTTAAAACTGGCAAGTTTAAGCTCCGACGGGCAACTACTGCAGTATGCGAGGAATGTGGCAAAGGATATATTATCAATGGACCCTTTGTTGTCGAGCCAGCAGAATGAACGTTTGGCTCAAAGGCTCGATGAAATCGTGCAAGAAAGAAACAATTTTAGCCGAATAAGTTGA
- a CDS encoding electron transport complex subunit E: MSQLKNFTKGLLRENPILVLVLGTCPTLATTSSALNGMGMGLATTFVLFSSNVAISMMARFIPDKVRIPAFVVVIATFVTVVDLLMQAYTQGLYEKLGIFIPLIVVNCIVLGRAEAYACKNNVISSFFDGLGMGLGFTLALTVLGSIRELLGNGSIFGHKFISGDGILVFILAPGAFIVFGYLIAIVNKIRKA, encoded by the coding sequence ATGAGCCAGTTAAAAAACTTCACAAAGGGCTTGCTACGAGAAAACCCAATTCTAGTACTCGTTCTAGGAACATGTCCAACATTAGCAACCACCTCTTCGGCATTAAATGGGATGGGAATGGGACTTGCCACAACATTTGTACTCTTCAGTAGTAATGTGGCTATATCGATGATGGCCAGATTTATTCCGGACAAGGTTCGCATTCCTGCTTTTGTTGTGGTAATAGCAACCTTTGTTACGGTTGTTGATTTACTTATGCAAGCATACACCCAAGGGCTATATGAAAAACTTGGAATTTTTATCCCTTTAATTGTTGTTAACTGTATTGTACTTGGCCGCGCCGAAGCATACGCATGTAAAAATAATGTTATATCTTCCTTCTTTGATGGGCTAGGCATGGGGCTCGGATTTACGCTTGCATTAACGGTTCTTGGATCAATCAGGGAACTGCTAGGCAATGGTTCTATTTTTGGGCACAAATTCATATCGGGAGATGGAATTTTGGTATTCATACTTGCCCCAGGTGCATTCATCGTGTTCGGTTACCTCATAGCAATAGTTAATAAAATTAGAAAAGCATAA
- a CDS encoding peptidylprolyl isomerase: MQMKMQGDVTGEKDKCFVLEQLLIQKLLLAQSKIDSLTSNEESVESEMNRRLKYFINQIGSEKALENYFRKPMYEIKDDLRDLIREQLLTQQMRQKIVEKVSVTPAEVKDFFKEIPTDSLPQIPDRYVLQQIMIFPPSTAEAKFRVKEKLLEIRDRVLKGERFSTLAVAYSEDRASAIRGGELGFRSRDELVKEFADVAFNLKEGQVSNIVETEYGFHLIQMIENKGDRVNVRHILMKPQYSSDMLTKAVAKLDSISNLVKADSLTFETAAMRFSEDKKSSLNGGLVINQYTNTAMFEKDQLQPSDYYIIKELKEGEMSAPFESRDDHANVVFKVVKVKKIIKSHKANIKDDYDIIQTLAKQSVENDILKSWVEKKQKTTFIRIDSSLKNCNFESKGWIK; this comes from the coding sequence ATGCAGATGAAAATGCAGGGTGATGTTACTGGCGAAAAGGATAAATGCTTTGTTTTGGAGCAACTTCTGATTCAAAAGTTATTGTTGGCTCAGTCTAAAATAGATAGTTTAACTTCAAACGAGGAGTCTGTTGAGTCGGAAATGAACCGTAGGTTAAAATATTTTATTAATCAAATTGGATCCGAAAAGGCATTGGAAAATTATTTTAGAAAACCGATGTACGAAATAAAGGATGACTTGAGGGACCTCATACGGGAACAGCTATTAACCCAGCAGATGCGTCAAAAAATTGTTGAAAAGGTGAGTGTTACGCCTGCAGAGGTGAAAGATTTCTTTAAAGAAATACCAACCGATAGCCTTCCTCAAATTCCTGACCGGTATGTGTTGCAGCAAATAATGATTTTTCCTCCATCTACAGCCGAGGCCAAATTTAGGGTTAAGGAAAAGCTACTCGAAATTCGCGATAGGGTTCTTAAGGGAGAGCGCTTTTCAACACTTGCGGTTGCATACTCCGAGGACAGAGCATCGGCTATTCGTGGTGGTGAGTTAGGCTTCCGCTCCCGCGATGAGTTGGTTAAGGAATTTGCCGATGTGGCATTCAATTTAAAAGAGGGTCAGGTCAGTAATATTGTTGAAACCGAGTATGGTTTTCACCTTATCCAGATGATAGAGAACAAGGGAGATAGGGTGAATGTTCGGCACATCCTGATGAAACCACAGTACTCTTCGGATATGTTGACAAAAGCTGTTGCTAAGCTCGACAGTATATCGAATTTAGTAAAGGCCGATAGCCTTACATTTGAGACTGCTGCAATGCGGTTCTCCGAAGATAAAAAGTCAAGTTTAAATGGAGGTTTAGTAATAAATCAGTACACCAATACAGCGATGTTTGAGAAGGATCAACTACAACCTTCCGATTATTATATAATAAAAGAATTGAAAGAAGGAGAGATGAGTGCTCCCTTTGAATCACGCGATGATCATGCAAATGTTGTCTTCAAGGTTGTTAAGGTCAAAAAGATCATTAAGTCGCATAAGGCAAATATAAAGGATGATTACGATATCATTCAGACTTTGGCTAAGCAAAGCGTGGAGAATGATATTTTGAAGAGTTGGGTTGAGAAAAAGCAGAAAACTACTTTTATACGAATCGATTCATCGTTAAAAAATTGCAATTTCGAATCAAAGGGTTGGATTAAGTAG
- a CDS encoding electron transport complex subunit A, with the protein MEYILIIIAAIFVNNVVLSQFLGICPFLGVSNKISTSLGMAGAVTFVIVLATIVTYLLQIFVLNTLGLQFMQTIVFILVIAALVQMVEIILKKISPALYQALGIFLPLITTNCAVLGVAILVIKKNYNLLEGVVYGASIAIGFGFALVIMAGIREQLELANIPKGMRGVPIVLITAGILALAFMGFAGIVK; encoded by the coding sequence ATGGAATATATACTAATTATTATAGCTGCAATTTTTGTTAACAATGTGGTACTATCACAATTTTTGGGAATTTGCCCATTTCTTGGAGTATCCAACAAAATTAGCACATCACTCGGAATGGCAGGTGCCGTTACGTTTGTGATTGTATTAGCAACCATTGTTACCTACCTACTTCAAATTTTCGTACTGAATACCTTAGGTTTACAATTCATGCAAACAATCGTATTCATATTGGTCATAGCTGCACTTGTGCAAATGGTTGAGATTATTCTGAAAAAAATAAGTCCTGCCTTATATCAGGCACTAGGAATATTTCTTCCACTAATTACAACAAACTGTGCTGTGTTGGGGGTAGCGATACTGGTAATCAAGAAAAACTATAACCTATTGGAGGGTGTAGTATACGGAGCCTCAATTGCAATTGGATTCGGATTTGCATTAGTAATTATGGCAGGGATAAGAGAGCAACTTGAACTTGCCAATATTCCCAAAGGAATGCGAGGAGTTCCGATTGTCCTCATTACTGCCGGCATATTAGCATTAGCATTTATGGGATTTGCAGGAATCGTAAAATAG
- a CDS encoding electron transport complex subunit G, producing MAKVESNFKNMTLTLLVITLVASAALGLVYQSTKEPIAKAQTAKINNAIKAVVPEFNNQPLDESYQINLDGGELIVYPAKKDGQLVGTAIKTFSNNGFAGLIELMVGFLPDGSIYKIAVVSHKETPGLGDKMEPSKSNFSIQFEGKNPETFKLKVKKDGGDVDAITASTISSRAYCDAVSRAFKAFKEGGAK from the coding sequence ATGGCTAAAGTTGAATCAAACTTTAAAAATATGACACTCACCCTGCTGGTTATCACACTTGTAGCATCAGCAGCGCTGGGATTGGTCTATCAGTCAACCAAAGAGCCTATTGCAAAAGCTCAAACGGCAAAAATCAATAATGCCATTAAAGCGGTTGTACCAGAATTCAACAATCAACCTTTAGATGAGTCCTATCAAATCAACCTTGATGGAGGAGAACTAATTGTATATCCAGCAAAAAAGGATGGTCAACTTGTTGGCACCGCCATCAAGACATTTAGCAATAACGGATTTGCCGGACTAATTGAATTAATGGTGGGATTCCTCCCTGATGGATCAATATATAAAATTGCCGTGGTTTCCCATAAAGAAACGCCCGGATTAGGAGATAAAATGGAGCCCAGCAAATCAAACTTCAGCATTCAGTTCGAAGGGAAGAACCCCGAAACCTTTAAACTTAAAGTTAAAAAGGATGGTGGTGATGTTGACGCAATTACAGCATCAACGATTTCATCGAGAGCATACTGCGATGCAGTTTCAAGAGCATTTAAAGCATTTAAGGAAGGAGGTGCAAAATGA
- a CDS encoding O-methyltransferase, whose translation MRTGVLGQIKNYFKFWFNSKPTGGHGVHSPYVYKLYTEVIEPDKKEEIFEKIEGYRKELKSCGLTVIRKSIAEGINNGYRGEQVSLKRIARTVSVPPHLGRLLYRLCKHYQPENVIELGTSVGISTMYLAASNPSTNVFTIEGDEAIQGIARARFKKNYLNNIQTLSGNFDDQLPLILNELKSVDFAFIDGNHNARALIGYADLLMTKTTEKSIIVVDDIRWSKGMEKAWDFIKADPRVSLSLDLFRCGILIFEKGITKQHFLLRYGPF comes from the coding sequence ATGAGGACAGGAGTTTTGGGGCAGATTAAAAATTATTTCAAGTTTTGGTTCAATAGCAAGCCAACAGGAGGACATGGCGTTCATTCGCCCTATGTTTACAAACTATACACCGAGGTTATTGAGCCTGACAAGAAAGAGGAGATCTTTGAAAAAATTGAAGGGTACCGAAAAGAATTAAAAAGTTGTGGCTTAACAGTAATACGGAAATCGATTGCTGAGGGGATTAATAATGGCTATAGAGGGGAGCAGGTTTCGTTGAAGAGAATTGCACGAACGGTGTCTGTTCCACCGCATCTGGGACGATTGCTATACCGATTGTGCAAACACTACCAACCCGAAAACGTTATTGAACTCGGCACATCCGTTGGAATCAGCACAATGTATCTAGCAGCAAGCAATCCAAGCACAAACGTATTTACCATTGAGGGCGATGAGGCAATACAGGGAATAGCCCGTGCTCGATTCAAAAAGAATTACTTAAACAACATTCAAACCCTCTCGGGCAATTTCGACGATCAACTACCGTTAATTCTTAATGAGTTAAAGAGCGTTGATTTTGCATTTATCGATGGCAACCACAATGCCAGAGCGCTTATCGGATATGCTGATTTACTTATGACCAAGACAACCGAAAAAAGCATAATTGTTGTTGACGACATACGGTGGAGCAAGGGAATGGAAAAAGCTTGGGATTTTATTAAAGCCGATCCAAGGGTTAGCCTCTCGTTAGATTTATTCCGATGCGGTATTCTAATATTTGAAAAGGGGATCACAAAGCAGCATTTTCTATTGCGCTACGGTCCTTTCTAA
- a CDS encoding electron transport complex subunit D, with protein MFNVVLALMPAFAVSLYYFGFGALIVTLLAVGSCVIFEYLIQKYILKVTPTITDGSAIVTGLLLAFNVPSNLPWYIVVFGSLFAIGVAKMSFGGLGNNPFNPALAARVFMLISFPVQMTSWPLPVASRLQYIDAVTGPTPLAILKEGLKNGETISQMSDKIPTHMQMFMGLMGGSLGEIAAFALLIGFAWLLFTKVITWHIPVSIFTTIFVFTGILWLINPEKNADPIFHLLTGGVMIGAIFMATDYVTSPMNKAGMWIFGIGIGLLTVIIRVWGSYPEGVSFAILIMNAFVPLLNRYVKPKRFGEEVKKNG; from the coding sequence ATGTTCAATGTGGTGCTTGCCCTAATGCCTGCATTTGCAGTATCGCTTTATTATTTTGGATTTGGGGCACTTATAGTTACTTTACTAGCAGTAGGTTCGTGTGTTATTTTTGAGTACCTCATTCAAAAGTACATACTCAAAGTAACCCCAACCATTACAGATGGCTCAGCAATAGTAACCGGATTACTCCTAGCCTTTAACGTTCCAAGCAATTTACCTTGGTATATCGTTGTTTTTGGAAGTTTATTTGCCATTGGTGTTGCAAAAATGAGTTTTGGAGGACTAGGCAACAATCCGTTTAATCCAGCGTTGGCCGCACGTGTTTTTATGCTCATTTCCTTCCCCGTACAAATGACAAGCTGGCCATTGCCCGTTGCGTCGAGGCTACAATACATTGATGCAGTTACGGGGCCAACTCCATTGGCCATTCTTAAAGAAGGCTTGAAGAACGGAGAAACCATATCCCAGATGAGCGACAAAATCCCGACCCACATGCAAATGTTCATGGGGCTTATGGGTGGATCGCTCGGCGAAATTGCAGCATTTGCGCTTTTAATTGGATTTGCTTGGCTACTTTTCACTAAAGTTATTACATGGCACATTCCAGTATCAATATTTACCACAATCTTTGTATTCACTGGAATACTTTGGCTAATTAATCCTGAGAAAAACGCAGATCCAATATTCCACCTATTAACCGGTGGCGTAATGATTGGCGCAATTTTTATGGCCACCGACTACGTAACATCGCCGATGAATAAAGCCGGGATGTGGATTTTCGGGATTGGAATTGGATTATTAACTGTGATTATTAGGGTTTGGGGTTCATACCCAGAAGGGGTTTCATTCGCAATTTTAATAATGAATGCCTTTGTACCACTACTTAACCGTTACGTTAAACCAAAAAGATTTGGAGAGGAGGTGAAGAAAAATGGCTAA